The Acinonyx jubatus isolate Ajub_Pintada_27869175 chromosome D2, VMU_Ajub_asm_v1.0, whole genome shotgun sequence genome contains a region encoding:
- the MSS51 gene encoding putative protein MSS51 homolog, mitochondrial isoform X1, with the protein MAPRSRKQRHKKPPSSVAPMVVTPSTVVTPVPLTLSKPDPSIDALGFFSLENNVPGLSQLILQKLSMKSYEEYKLVLDGGASVSGFGFRCPQEMFQKMEDTFRFCAHCRALPSGLSDSKVLRQCKRCRNVYYCGPECQRSDWPAHRKVCQELRLVAVDRLMEWLLVTGAFVLPSGPWPCLAEAVQGWDTWFSMRHLQLDATLDAVLGSHAMTTLWASVGRPRPDPDVLQGSLKRLLTDALSRPLTLGLGLRALGINVGKIGGSTVHVVGASHVETFLTRPEDYDELGYMFPGHLGLRVIMVGIDVSAGFTQNPSTPILEPGTVQLSGHRGLYHDFWEEEVETGRIAHPDLVVTFHPGFHASPDLMEAWLPTLLLLRDYEIPTLITVYSHQELAASLQILVDLDTNITAYGANPFASLKPEQVYSNPNKQPVYCNAYYIIFLGSSCQLDRRQLEEKVDGGV; encoded by the exons ATGGCTCCAAGATCTCGGAAGCAAAGGCACAAGAAACCCCCTTCATCAGTGGCTCCCATGGTTGTGACCCCATCCACAGTTGTGACCCCTGTGCCTCTGACCCTCTCAAAACCTGACCCTAGCATTGATGCGCTTGGCTTCTTCTCCTTGGAAAATAATGTTCCTGGCCTATCTCAGCTAATCCTTCAAAAGCTAAGCATGAAAAGCTATGAAGAATACAA GTTGGTGCTAGATGGGGGTGCTTCTGTATCAGGCTTTGGATTTCGATGCCCTCAAGAAATGTTCCAGAAGATGGAGGACACATTCCGATTCTGTGCTCACTGTAGAGCTCTCCCTAGTGGTCTTTCAGACTCCAAGGTCTTACGGCAGTGCAAAAG GTGCAGAAATGTCTATTACTGTGGTCCAGAGTGCCAGAGGTCAGACTGGCCAGCACACAGGAAGGTTTGTCAAGAGCTGCGTCTTGTAGCTGTGGACCGTCTCATGGAATGGCTCCTAGTCACAG GTGCTTTTGTCCTACCTTCAGGGCCTTGGCCATGCCTGGCTGAAGCTGTACAGGGCTGGGATACCTGGTTTTCTATGCGGCATTTACAGCTAGATGCTACACTGGATGCTGTGCTAGGTAGTCATGCCATGACCACCCTGTGGGCCAGCGTAGGACGGCCAAGGCCAGACCCAGATGTCTTGCAGGGCTCTTTGAAGCGGCTGCTGACAGATGCCCTCTCACGACCCTTGACACTGGGCCTTGGGCTTCGGGCTTTGGGGATAAATGTTGGGAAGATTGGGGGAAGCACAGTGCATGTGGTTGGTGCTTCCCATGTGGAGACATTCCTCACTCGCCCTGAGGACTATGATGAGCTTGGCTACATGTTTCCTGGACACCTTGGCCTCCGTGTGATCATGGTGGGTATAGACGTATCTGCTGGCTTTACACAGAACCCCTCAACTCCCATCCTGGAACCTGGCACAGTTCAGCTTAGTGGCCATAGAGGCCTCTATCATGACTTCTGGGAGGAGGAGGTAGAGACTGGGCGGATAGCCCATCCAGATTTGGTGGTGACATTCCATCCAG GTTTCCATGCTTCCCCAGACTTAATGGAGGCTTGGCTGCCCACCCTCTTGCTACTTCGTGATTATGAGATCCCTACATTGATCACTGTTTACAG CCATCAGGAATTGGCAGCCTCATTACAGATTCTGGTGGACTTGGATACAAACATCACCGCCTATGGAGCTAACCCTTTTGCATCCCTCAAACCTGAACAGGTCTATTCCAACCCCAACAAGCAGCCAGTATACTGCAATGCCTATTATATCATCTTTCTTGGAAGTTCCTGCCAGTTGGATAGGAGGCAACTGGAAGAAAAAGTAGATGGTGGAGTTTAA
- the MSS51 gene encoding putative protein MSS51 homolog, mitochondrial isoform X2: MAPRSRKQRHKKPPSSVAPMVVTPSTVVTPVPLTLSKPDPSIDALGFFSLENNVPGLSQLILQKLSMKSYEEYKLVLDGGASVSGFGFRCPQEMFQKMEDTFRFCAHCRALPSGLSDSKVLRQCKRCRNVYYCGPECQRSDWPAHRKVCQELRLVAVDRLMEWLLVTGAFVLPSGPWPCLAEAVQGWDTWFSMRHLQLDATLDAVLGSHAMTTLWASVGRPRPDPDVLQGSLKRLLTDALSRPLTLGLGLRALGINVGKIGGSTVHVVGASHVETFLTRPEDYDELGYMFPGHLGLRVIMVGIDVSAGFTQNPSTPILEPGTVQLSGHRGLYHDFWEEEVETGRIAHPDLVVTFHPAIRNWQPHYRFWWTWIQTSPPMELTLLHPSNLNRSIPTPTSSQYTAMPIISSFLEVPASWIGGNWKKK, encoded by the exons ATGGCTCCAAGATCTCGGAAGCAAAGGCACAAGAAACCCCCTTCATCAGTGGCTCCCATGGTTGTGACCCCATCCACAGTTGTGACCCCTGTGCCTCTGACCCTCTCAAAACCTGACCCTAGCATTGATGCGCTTGGCTTCTTCTCCTTGGAAAATAATGTTCCTGGCCTATCTCAGCTAATCCTTCAAAAGCTAAGCATGAAAAGCTATGAAGAATACAA GTTGGTGCTAGATGGGGGTGCTTCTGTATCAGGCTTTGGATTTCGATGCCCTCAAGAAATGTTCCAGAAGATGGAGGACACATTCCGATTCTGTGCTCACTGTAGAGCTCTCCCTAGTGGTCTTTCAGACTCCAAGGTCTTACGGCAGTGCAAAAG GTGCAGAAATGTCTATTACTGTGGTCCAGAGTGCCAGAGGTCAGACTGGCCAGCACACAGGAAGGTTTGTCAAGAGCTGCGTCTTGTAGCTGTGGACCGTCTCATGGAATGGCTCCTAGTCACAG GTGCTTTTGTCCTACCTTCAGGGCCTTGGCCATGCCTGGCTGAAGCTGTACAGGGCTGGGATACCTGGTTTTCTATGCGGCATTTACAGCTAGATGCTACACTGGATGCTGTGCTAGGTAGTCATGCCATGACCACCCTGTGGGCCAGCGTAGGACGGCCAAGGCCAGACCCAGATGTCTTGCAGGGCTCTTTGAAGCGGCTGCTGACAGATGCCCTCTCACGACCCTTGACACTGGGCCTTGGGCTTCGGGCTTTGGGGATAAATGTTGGGAAGATTGGGGGAAGCACAGTGCATGTGGTTGGTGCTTCCCATGTGGAGACATTCCTCACTCGCCCTGAGGACTATGATGAGCTTGGCTACATGTTTCCTGGACACCTTGGCCTCCGTGTGATCATGGTGGGTATAGACGTATCTGCTGGCTTTACACAGAACCCCTCAACTCCCATCCTGGAACCTGGCACAGTTCAGCTTAGTGGCCATAGAGGCCTCTATCATGACTTCTGGGAGGAGGAGGTAGAGACTGGGCGGATAGCCCATCCAGATTTGGTGGTGACATTCCATCCAG CCATCAGGAATTGGCAGCCTCATTACAGATTCTGGTGGACTTGGATACAAACATCACCGCCTATGGAGCTAACCCTTTTGCATCCCTCAAACCTGAACAGGTCTATTCCAACCCCAACAAGCAGCCAGTATACTGCAATGCCTATTATATCATCTTTCTTGGAAGTTCCTGCCAGTTGGATAGGAGGCAACTGGAAGAAAAAGTAG